Proteins encoded within one genomic window of uncultured Draconibacterium sp.:
- a CDS encoding RNA-binding S4 domain-containing protein encodes MREFQLSAEYIELVKLLKLLRIAQTGGHAKIIVEDGEVVRNGEPEFRKRAKLVKGDVLEIMGETIKIV; translated from the coding sequence ATGCGCGAATTTCAGCTGAGTGCCGAATATATTGAACTGGTAAAGCTGCTAAAGCTTTTGCGAATTGCGCAAACGGGCGGGCATGCAAAAATCATCGTCGAGGATGGCGAAGTTGTTCGGAACGGTGAGCCCGAGTTCAGAAAAAGAGCCAAGCTTGTAAAAGGCGATGTGCTCGAAATTATGGGAGAAACAATAAAGATTGTATAA
- a CDS encoding C1 family peptidase, whose translation MKLLSLFAALLLSVTVVSAKGEKEDFTIVKEVKHTPVISQGRTGTCWSFATTSFLESEIMRKGSPETNLSEMFFVYYNYQNKAFQYLLYHGKNNFGEGSLSHDVLKVVADQGVMLYDAFPGIQKDGKYNHSELIKQLRDETDKIDEKKRGKIDVSDLKGFKSALKNELGKLPANAQLEDEKYSATELRDKFEINPDDYVELTSFSHHPFWKQCVVEVPDNWAHASYYNLPIDELLEVMHYALNNGFSIAWDGDTSEETFVHKKGKADVPKKLQGKVDQEERQKTFYDRTTTDDHLMHLVGLSKDGEGKDCFYTKNSWGADSNDFGGYLHMTEDYVRLKTIGIMVHKDAIPKAVKSKLGI comes from the coding sequence ATGAAGTTATTATCATTGTTTGCGGCATTGTTGCTGTCCGTTACAGTTGTTTCTGCCAAAGGAGAGAAAGAAGATTTTACCATTGTTAAGGAAGTAAAACACACGCCAGTTATTAGCCAGGGACGCACCGGAACCTGCTGGAGTTTTGCTACCACCAGTTTTTTAGAATCGGAAATTATGCGCAAAGGATCTCCTGAAACCAATTTGTCGGAAATGTTTTTTGTGTACTATAACTATCAAAACAAAGCTTTTCAATATTTGCTTTATCATGGTAAAAACAATTTTGGGGAAGGAAGTCTTTCGCACGACGTATTAAAAGTTGTAGCCGACCAGGGTGTAATGTTATACGATGCGTTCCCAGGAATTCAGAAGGATGGAAAATACAATCACTCGGAGTTGATTAAGCAACTGCGCGATGAAACAGATAAAATTGATGAGAAGAAAAGAGGCAAAATTGATGTTTCGGATTTAAAAGGATTTAAGTCTGCATTGAAAAACGAGTTGGGCAAATTGCCGGCGAATGCGCAGTTGGAGGACGAAAAGTATTCGGCAACTGAGCTGCGTGATAAATTTGAAATTAATCCGGATGATTATGTGGAACTGACTTCTTTCAGCCATCACCCGTTTTGGAAGCAGTGTGTTGTTGAGGTGCCCGATAACTGGGCGCATGCATCGTATTACAATTTGCCAATTGATGAATTGTTGGAAGTGATGCACTATGCGCTGAACAATGGTTTTAGTATTGCGTGGGACGGCGACACCAGCGAGGAAACGTTTGTACACAAAAAAGGGAAAGCCGATGTGCCGAAGAAATTGCAGGGAAAAGTTGATCAGGAAGAACGCCAGAAAACGTTTTACGACCGCACAACTACCGACGATCACCTGATGCACCTGGTTGGTTTATCGAAAGATGGCGAAGGAAAAGATTGTTTTTATACGAAAAACTCGTGGGGTGCCGACAGTAACGATTTTGGTGGTTACCTGCACATGACCGAAGATTACGTGCGTTTGAAAACCATCGGAATTATGGTGCACAAAGATGCCATTCCTAAGGCTGTAAAATCAAAACTTGGAATCTAA
- a CDS encoding MmcQ/YjbR family DNA-binding protein produces MNIEEIREYCLTKKGVTESFPFDETTLVFKVMNKMFCLLGLDNHRVSLKNDPDKNIQLRAQFPSIYEGYHLHKHMWNTIELNGTVPSKLLCEMIDESYDLIVASLTKKLKEELKNL; encoded by the coding sequence ATGAATATTGAAGAAATCCGGGAGTATTGTCTGACGAAAAAAGGAGTTACCGAAAGTTTTCCTTTTGATGAAACGACTTTGGTCTTTAAGGTGATGAATAAGATGTTTTGTTTGCTGGGGCTCGATAATCACCGGGTGAGTTTAAAAAACGATCCGGATAAAAATATTCAGCTTAGGGCACAGTTTCCAAGCATTTACGAGGGCTATCATTTGCACAAGCATATGTGGAATACGATTGAACTGAATGGAACGGTACCATCAAAATTGCTTTGTGAAATGATTGATGAATCGTACGATTTAATTGTTGCGAGCCTGACCAAAAAGTTAAAAGAAGAATTGAAAAATTTATAA
- a CDS encoding YraN family protein — protein MVSTRELGDLAEGLAQDYLRKLGYEIKATKWYHGHLELDIVAQDGDELVIVEVKARSGLRYEHPSEAVTNTKIKRIVEAADAYIIEHDSELDTRFDVITVIFFQQGHELEHFKDAFYPTM, from the coding sequence ATGGTATCAACACGCGAATTGGGTGATTTGGCGGAGGGGCTGGCGCAGGACTATCTTCGGAAACTGGGTTACGAGATTAAGGCCACCAAGTGGTATCATGGTCATTTGGAGCTGGATATTGTAGCACAGGATGGCGACGAGTTGGTAATTGTGGAGGTGAAAGCGCGGTCGGGATTACGTTACGAACATCCGTCGGAAGCGGTAACCAACACCAAAATAAAGCGCATTGTTGAAGCTGCCGATGCTTACATCATTGAACACGACAGCGAACTGGATACCCGTTTTGATGTGATCACCGTGATTTTCTTTCAACAAGGCCACGAGCTGGAGCATTTTAAAGATGCATTTTATCCAACGATGTAA
- a CDS encoding LD-carboxypeptidase, producing MITLQSIQSGSTIRIVSPAGKIEKKHVMPAVVWLEKQGYTVKLGEHVFAQHYQFAGTDEQRVADVQEALDDQECDAIICSRGGYGTVRIIEQLDFSQFLKKPKWLVGFSDITILHSRLHNLSVPTLHGVMPRYFFDEAGEPREDLISMMTLIKGEGITYNVVPANFDKPGKAKAQLVGGNLSIVTSLHGTKYDIDTDGKILFLEDIDEFLYHTDRMVHQLKLSGKLDNLTGLILGDFTDMKDNESPFGQTVHEIFAEAVKDFNYPVCSGFPGGHDKKNLALAFGLEWMMEVTERGTNLRLIED from the coding sequence ATGATTACACTACAATCCATACAATCTGGCTCAACAATACGAATCGTTTCTCCGGCCGGAAAAATAGAAAAGAAACATGTAATGCCTGCTGTTGTGTGGCTGGAAAAGCAGGGATACACTGTGAAATTGGGCGAACATGTTTTTGCCCAACATTACCAGTTTGCAGGTACCGACGAACAACGCGTTGCCGATGTGCAGGAAGCGCTTGATGATCAGGAGTGCGATGCTATTATTTGCTCGCGAGGTGGCTACGGTACGGTGCGAATTATTGAACAGCTTGATTTTTCTCAATTTCTTAAAAAGCCGAAGTGGCTGGTGGGATTTAGCGACATTACCATTTTACATTCGCGCCTGCATAATTTGAGTGTGCCAACGCTTCACGGAGTTATGCCGCGTTACTTTTTTGATGAGGCGGGCGAACCACGTGAAGATCTGATTTCGATGATGACGCTGATAAAAGGAGAGGGGATTACTTATAATGTGGTTCCTGCTAATTTTGACAAACCTGGAAAAGCAAAGGCTCAGTTGGTTGGTGGAAATCTGTCGATCGTAACGAGTTTGCACGGCACAAAATATGACATCGATACAGACGGGAAAATACTTTTTCTGGAAGATATTGATGAGTTTTTATACCACACCGACCGCATGGTGCATCAACTGAAATTAAGTGGGAAGCTGGATAACCTTACAGGTTTGATTCTGGGAGATTTTACTGATATGAAAGACAATGAATCGCCTTTTGGGCAAACGGTTCATGAGATTTTTGCAGAAGCAGTAAAAGATTTTAATTATCCGGTTTGTTCCGGATTTCCGGGAGGACACGATAAAAAGAATCTGGCGCTGGCTTTTGGCCTCGAATGGATGATGGAAGTTACTGAACGAGGAACAAATTTGAGATTGATAGAAGATTGA
- a CDS encoding HAD hydrolase-like protein, which yields MAQFSHILFDLDGTLTDNTLGIKNSLKYALEQMQVDGYHEDILDTFIGPPLQWGFSTQFGMNERDTKLAVDYFREYYGEHGWHQNDPYDGIMELLSELDVQGKRMYVATAKLEKYANKIIEHFEMDRYIIQLKGADYHAKKATKNKIIADVLTMQQLVPSEEIVMVGDTVYDIEGGNENGISTVAVGYGFGKEEDLRAANPNYFAEDVEELFEILAG from the coding sequence ATGGCACAATTTTCACACATTTTATTTGATCTCGACGGTACCCTCACCGACAATACGCTGGGTATAAAAAACTCGCTGAAATATGCGCTGGAGCAAATGCAGGTTGATGGGTATCACGAAGATATTCTGGATACCTTTATCGGTCCACCGCTGCAGTGGGGATTTAGCACGCAGTTTGGAATGAACGAACGCGATACAAAACTGGCCGTTGATTATTTCCGGGAATATTATGGTGAACATGGCTGGCACCAAAACGATCCGTACGATGGAATTATGGAGTTGCTGTCCGAGTTGGATGTGCAGGGAAAACGAATGTATGTGGCCACTGCCAAACTGGAAAAGTATGCTAATAAAATTATCGAGCATTTTGAAATGGACCGTTACATTATTCAGTTGAAAGGCGCGGATTATCATGCGAAAAAAGCAACTAAAAACAAGATCATTGCTGATGTGTTGACCATGCAACAATTGGTTCCTTCTGAGGAAATTGTAATGGTAGGCGATACGGTTTATGACATAGAAGGTGGTAATGAAAATGGGATTTCAACTGTTGCAGTGGGCTACGGTTTTGGAAAAGAGGAAGATTTACGTGCTGCCAATCCCAATTATTTTGCAGAGGATGTGGAAGAGCTGTTTGAGATTTTAGCCGGATAA
- the metG gene encoding methionine--tRNA ligase, protein MSKFKRTLITTALPYANGPIHIGHLAGVYVPADIYARYLRLKKEDVIMIGGSDEHGVPITLKAKNEGITPQDVVDRFHGIIKDSFEKFGISFDVYSRTSAPVHHETAAEFFKKLYDEGKFIEKTSEQYYDEANKQFLADRYIIGTCPKCSFDKAYGDQCESCGTSLSPTELINPTSTISGNQPVLKETTHWYLPLDQYEPWLKEWILEGHKEWKTNVYGQCKSWIDSGLMPRAVTRDLDWGVPVPVEGVEGKVLYVWFDAPIGYISATKELTDDWETYWKDPETRMLHFIGKDNIVFHCIIFPSMLKAEGTFNLPENVPANEFLNLENDKISTSRNWAVWLHEYLEEFPGKEDVLKYVLTANAPETKDNDFTWKDFQNRNNNELVAVLGNFVNRALVLTQKYYDGEVPARGELSDHDKETLAEIAKIKGEVEKSIDSFRIRESLKNAMDLARLGNKYLADEEPWKVVKTDAERVKTIMNICLQITANLTICLEPFLPFSMEKLRGFLNFEKMDWEKLGETDLLSVGHKVNKPELLFEKIEDKVIEAQLQKLADTKKANEMAEATAAPAKENIEFDDFAKMDVRAGTVIECEKVAKTKKLLKLKIDTGIDQRTVVSGIAEYYQPEELIGKQVSILVNLAPKKLRGIESQGMILCAENADGTLSIVSPDKAVKNGSEIR, encoded by the coding sequence ATGAGTAAGTTCAAACGTACGCTGATAACAACAGCACTGCCTTATGCCAACGGCCCGATTCACATTGGTCACCTTGCCGGAGTTTATGTTCCTGCCGATATTTATGCACGTTACCTTCGCCTGAAAAAGGAGGATGTAATTATGATTGGCGGCTCCGACGAACACGGTGTTCCAATTACTTTGAAGGCTAAAAACGAAGGCATTACACCGCAGGATGTGGTGGACAGATTTCACGGAATCATTAAAGATTCGTTCGAGAAATTTGGTATTTCGTTCGACGTTTACTCACGTACAAGTGCTCCGGTTCATCACGAAACGGCAGCCGAATTTTTTAAGAAATTGTACGACGAAGGTAAGTTTATTGAAAAAACATCAGAGCAATATTACGATGAAGCCAACAAACAATTTTTGGCCGATCGTTACATTATTGGAACTTGCCCAAAATGTAGTTTCGATAAAGCTTACGGCGACCAATGCGAAAGTTGCGGAACGTCATTAAGTCCGACCGAACTGATCAATCCAACATCAACTATCAGCGGAAACCAGCCGGTTTTAAAAGAAACCACACACTGGTATTTGCCGCTCGACCAGTACGAACCATGGTTGAAAGAGTGGATTCTGGAAGGGCATAAAGAATGGAAAACAAACGTTTACGGTCAGTGTAAATCATGGATCGACAGTGGTTTAATGCCACGCGCTGTAACCCGCGACCTTGATTGGGGTGTGCCGGTTCCTGTTGAAGGGGTTGAAGGCAAGGTGTTGTATGTTTGGTTTGATGCGCCTATCGGTTATATTTCGGCAACAAAAGAATTAACCGACGACTGGGAAACTTACTGGAAAGATCCGGAAACGCGCATGTTGCACTTCATTGGAAAAGACAATATTGTTTTCCACTGTATCATTTTCCCAAGTATGTTAAAAGCTGAAGGCACATTCAACTTACCTGAAAATGTACCGGCCAACGAATTCCTGAACCTGGAGAACGATAAAATTTCAACTTCAAGAAACTGGGCCGTTTGGTTACACGAATACCTCGAAGAATTTCCCGGGAAAGAGGATGTACTGAAATATGTACTGACTGCCAACGCACCGGAAACAAAAGACAACGATTTCACCTGGAAAGATTTCCAGAACCGCAATAACAACGAACTGGTTGCCGTGCTCGGAAACTTTGTAAACCGCGCGCTGGTACTTACACAGAAATATTACGACGGCGAAGTTCCTGCCCGTGGCGAATTAAGCGACCACGACAAAGAAACACTAGCCGAGATCGCAAAAATTAAAGGCGAAGTTGAAAAGAGTATCGATAGTTTCCGTATTCGCGAGTCGCTGAAAAACGCGATGGATCTGGCACGTTTGGGTAACAAATACCTGGCCGACGAAGAACCATGGAAAGTGGTAAAAACAGATGCAGAGCGCGTAAAAACCATCATGAATATCTGTTTACAAATTACCGCCAATCTTACTATTTGCCTGGAGCCGTTCCTGCCATTTAGCATGGAAAAATTGCGTGGCTTCCTGAACTTTGAAAAAATGGACTGGGAAAAGCTGGGTGAAACCGATTTATTATCGGTTGGCCACAAAGTAAACAAGCCGGAATTGCTTTTCGAAAAAATCGAAGACAAAGTAATTGAAGCGCAACTGCAAAAACTGGCCGATACCAAAAAAGCCAACGAAATGGCGGAAGCCACTGCAGCGCCAGCAAAAGAAAATATCGAATTCGACGATTTTGCGAAGATGGATGTTCGTGCCGGAACTGTTATCGAGTGTGAGAAAGTTGCCAAAACCAAAAAGCTGTTGAAACTAAAAATCGACACCGGAATCGACCAGCGAACTGTTGTTTCGGGAATTGCCGAATACTACCAGCCGGAAGAACTAATTGGAAAACAGGTTTCTATTTTGGTAAACCTGGCACCTAAGAAATTGCGCGGTATCGAATCGCAGGGAATGATCCTTTGTGCTGAAAATGCTGATGGAACATTGTCGATCGTTTCGCCGGATAAGGCGGTTAAAAACGGATCGGAGATACGATAA
- a CDS encoding helix-turn-helix transcriptional regulator → MKNKLKFHRVMLDKTQQELADAIGVSRQTIHAIEKNKFVPSVQTAMLLAKYFKLSVEELFELED, encoded by the coding sequence ATGAAGAACAAACTGAAGTTTCACCGGGTAATGCTCGATAAAACGCAGCAGGAATTGGCTGATGCAATTGGCGTATCGCGGCAAACAATTCATGCCATCGAGAAGAATAAGTTTGTTCCGTCGGTGCAAACGGCAATGCTTTTGGCAAAGTATTTTAAGCTTTCGGTAGAAGAGTTGTTTGAGTTGGAAGATTAA
- a CDS encoding fasciclin domain-containing protein, translating into MKTVKQIFSIALVAIMTFGLTLNTTAKGSDDDTSSSTVVEIAVSNPDFSILVEAVTKADLAGALSADGPFTVFAPTNDAFNTLFADLGVKGVEDLTAEQLMPILTYHVVSGNVMSSDLSNTSVKTLNGEKIKVDLSDGVKINDSNVIAADIKGKNGVIRVIDKVLIPE; encoded by the coding sequence ATGAAAACAGTAAAACAAATTTTTTCGATCGCCCTTGTGGCAATAATGACTTTTGGTTTGACTTTAAATACAACAGCAAAAGGGAGTGACGACGATACTTCGTCATCAACAGTAGTAGAAATTGCGGTTTCAAATCCTGATTTTTCAATCCTGGTTGAAGCAGTAACAAAAGCCGATTTGGCAGGCGCTTTAAGTGCTGATGGGCCGTTTACGGTATTTGCACCAACCAACGATGCATTTAATACATTGTTTGCCGATTTGGGAGTAAAAGGCGTTGAAGATTTAACAGCAGAACAACTTATGCCGATTTTAACTTACCATGTTGTTTCGGGAAATGTTATGTCGAGCGACCTATCGAACACTTCGGTAAAAACACTGAATGGTGAGAAAATTAAAGTCGACCTCTCAGACGGAGTAAAAATTAACGATAGTAATGTAATTGCAGCCGACATTAAAGGGAAAAACGGAGTAATACGTGTAATCGATAAAGTGCTTATTCCTGAGTAA
- a CDS encoding fasciclin domain-containing protein, which produces MKTIEIFKKTKIRFNFLPVLLLAVVIGFTSCEDDDDDPMPEPEMEQTIVDVAAEAGLFNVLIQAAQKAGLADFLSTEQNITVFAPTDDAFTALLSDLGASSLDDIPVATLTDILLYHVIGSKAMSTDLASGYFPTLSSFRENNLSMYIEVGDGVTINGSTMVTAADIEADNGVIHVVDKVILPPSVVDIAIANENFSTLVSAVVKAGLVDALSAEGPFTVFAPTNAAFAALFTDLGVSGIDDLTAEQLLPILTYHVVSGNVLSTDLSNGEVPTLNMGSNITVDLSSGVMINESSVVAVDVQGANGVVHVIDKVLLP; this is translated from the coding sequence ATGAAAACGATTGAAATTTTTAAGAAGACAAAAATCCGGTTTAATTTTTTACCGGTATTATTACTGGCAGTGGTGATTGGTTTTACCTCATGCGAAGATGATGACGATGATCCGATGCCGGAACCAGAAATGGAACAAACTATTGTAGACGTGGCTGCTGAAGCAGGTTTATTTAATGTCTTAATTCAGGCAGCACAGAAAGCAGGTTTAGCAGATTTTCTAAGTACTGAGCAAAATATTACCGTTTTCGCTCCAACTGACGATGCTTTCACTGCGCTTCTTTCCGATTTGGGAGCTAGTTCCCTCGATGATATTCCGGTGGCAACATTAACTGATATTTTGTTGTACCATGTAATTGGCAGCAAAGCGATGTCGACTGATTTGGCAAGTGGTTATTTCCCAACGCTGTCAAGCTTTCGCGAGAACAACCTGTCGATGTACATTGAAGTTGGCGACGGTGTAACCATCAACGGAAGTACTATGGTAACCGCTGCTGATATTGAGGCTGATAATGGTGTGATTCATGTGGTAGACAAAGTTATTTTGCCGCCGTCGGTAGTTGATATCGCCATTGCAAACGAAAACTTTAGCACCTTAGTTAGTGCAGTGGTAAAAGCCGGTTTGGTTGATGCCTTGAGTGCCGAAGGACCGTTCACCGTATTTGCTCCTACAAATGCTGCTTTCGCAGCACTTTTCACAGATCTGGGAGTTTCAGGAATAGACGATCTTACAGCTGAGCAGTTATTGCCAATACTTACCTATCATGTGGTTTCAGGGAATGTACTCTCAACCGATCTTTCAAATGGAGAAGTACCAACTTTAAACATGGGTAGTAACATTACGGTTGATCTTTCATCAGGTGTGATGATAAACGAAAGTAGTGTAGTTGCAGTTGATGTTCAGGGTGCCAACGGAGTGGTACATGTAATTGATAAAGTATTGTTACCGTAA